TTAAATTTTCAATTAAGTATATCAATTTGTGTTACTCAAACATTTTCAGTTCAGATTCAGAAATGTACTTTAGGCCAAATTAAACTTTAAGTGAGTAAATTCTTAACTCAGAAAATTCAACAATATGTACCGTACAGAGTAGCAATGCTTGAAGCGAAAATAAGTAACTTGAATATTCTTTATAACGGATTAACAGGATTTAAAAATGTTGGGCTACAGAGTCTCacagcaataaagaaaatacttaaCTCAGAATACACTAAGTAGTAATACATACAGTTCCCTCAGCACCTAAATTTTTAGCTTGTAGAAAACATTAAACAAGGGTCTATATCCTCCATtcaaggggagaagaaaggttAGGTTGGGAAGGTAGACTGCTAAAACCTGCAGTTACTACAGAACACAATTTCCAAAAACAGCCTAGctaaaaacacagaactggGTCTTCAGTGTAACTGTACGAAGTTGTGACtggaaatttaatttcatttgttaaaAACTAGTATGTTCCATAAACACAGACCAAAAAGAGCTATAATTATCTAACTGGAAAGAGGAGTATTATATTCACGTAATTCCACAGAGCTCCAACACTTCTAATGCAGAATTTATGCTGGACATTTTTAGGACTACTTTGAAATCAAATGGACTGATAAACAATCACTATAAGGCTCACAAGACCTATCAATACACTACAGGGAAatttaaacaggaaaagattTCTTGGAGAATCACTCAGAAAGTGACAGGCTCACCTGAATAGAACTGTACAAGAAAGGAAATACTACATGATTTCCAATAGCTTTGACACCTTTAGAAAATTAGGGCACAAAAACACCCAGTAtcacgggggggggggaattatTCAGAGACAAAATGACGAAAATGATGACAggattaaaaagagagagagagatatcaGCAGTTTCCTTGCATTGGATCCTATGATCAGATTCCCTTTAAGGAAAATATCTCGAGCTTTCCTCAACACTGTATTAAcacttcccctctgccccaggtcATCTTTAAGGCAAAGAAATATGAGAAGTGAAATCCACTATGGTGCTATCTTCACGGGCTTACTTACTGCAAAGACCATCACAAAAAGGACAGAGTACATTTTCTATAAGAAGAGAAAACTCCTTTTGATCAGAACTGTAACACACAGAATTCTTTAGGAGCTGGCTACTAATGATAGTGTAATTAAAAGATTCTatttatctgtatttctgtgttgCTACTTCAAAACTGTTCATTATGTTTATGTACAAGAAGCctagaattaaatattttagtctATCAGCAAGTGTTAGTGAAGAATCATTCCTCATTTCAAATGAAACTGACAGCTTAGCTTATATTAAAGCCTCCCCCCATCCAGCAAACTATGCTCTCCCAGTATATCAAGGCTTCCTGCTTTggggaagaataaaaacattttatttactctACAAGCAAGGCAGTGTTCACTGGAACGCAGCCGCTATTAGCCTGAATTATGACATTCCTACACTACCCAGTCTGTATGTTTCAATACTATCCAAGCTGCATCCCTGCAGAGAAGACATGAGTCAACAGGTTGGCCTGTTTAGATTCTCCTGTTCAGACAGAGTTTGTTCGTTAAGCCTCTGTGTGTCCCCGTGTGTCATTAAGGAACATTAACCAGTTGTTATTGCATAGCCAGAGCTGGCAGTCACCAGTAGTTAAATTAGAAGTCTATTAAACTTCCAATTCACATCTACTTAAATTTCATGTAAAGTAGCATCTCTTTTCATGATATGTACAATCTGGTTTTATGAAGCAGTAAGGCTTCCACCAATTACGAGTTTTCTTCAACTGTTTCTCTTTGAAATGAGAGGGGGCTTTGAGATCTACTTGTGTTTAACTCAGCACTACTGCCTTAATACAGCTAGAAATTGTACTCATATTGTCATATTTGATGCTGACACCTTCCAAGGGTTTATACATTTATGTCACATAGCTGTTCCTTAGTATAATACAAAAGAGCAACAAGAAAGGAGGAAACGATACTTTTTTAGTGTTCCAAGTTTTGAACATTGAATTTTCTTCAAAGTAGCTCCAAGTTTTTTAGATGGAAGACTCAAATCTTAACTCAAGGGCTGCACACCCCACATGCATTTCAGGCACCCTCGTGTGTCGTCCAAACCTTGTTTTACACTAGTATAAACAATTCAACGTACATTTATACCAAACAATGCCTTTTAGCATTAATTAGTCCTAATTTTAGGCTGCATGAAGGAATTATTATGTACGTTTATTTGGCATTTTTCCCACCCAAACACGGAATTTGcttttttgtgctttgttttggtttggggttttttttgtggtttgggttttttaaagtgttcCTTATCATTTCAAGGCCTCCTTTACTGATTCCTAATCTTTCCTGATGCTACCACATTTCCCAAGCAAATATCAGtaattacattaaataaaatgaaatttttaactTCCAAATTTTTCTGAAGGCTATGGTGGTCAATATGTCACTTTCCAAATCACAATGCTAACACAttccagaaataaattaatgagCTTTCATGCTCACTGTGGCTAGTCCaagccaaagaaacaaaaagtaacaAGTATACCATCTCCTCTCCTCAATACAGCTGTTTCAAGGTTGAcgtatatttttaattatgtgcTATTTTCTATTTAACAAGTTGCAGGTATCACACACAAAGGAAGGCATAACCAAAATGAATATGACAGGGAAAAGCAGAACCTGCAGGGAGTTAAAATAGGTAACAGATCAAAAGATCTAATCTTTACAGAAAGGTGAATTTTCAGATCCTGTTAGGAAACAACATAATTACAAAAGAGCAAGGAATAAACAATAAATAGTTTTTCCCACCCTCACGCTTGGGTCTCTAATGGCACGTTAATGCATATTCACACACCAATTTACTGCTATCGGgcagtgctggaaaaaaacccacttttcaGGTTTGGtacatcacaaaaaaaattcaagaatcACTTCTCTTAAAGAAGTCTACCCTAACGTTAATCACTTCAAcgcttccattttattttttatgctaTTACTACTGGAGAAGTGTTCATAATTTGGGGGAAGACTAAGAAAGCAACTTACAAAggtgccccttggcctgttgaCTCCCACAAAACCAGAGTATTCTTTCTGTTCATGGTGAGTTTTGAACTcttcatctctttctttcttgcaatCCTTTTCTTCTCGAGAACTGGATGAGGAAGAAGATGGGGAGGAAGATGGGGAGGACCGAGCACGGTCTTGATCTCTTTTttgtttactgaaaaataaaaagatacactgtgtgctattttaaaagtactaGATAGTCTGTAACATCTATTCTAAAAGGGCTCTctttatattttatgaaaaactaTCCCCCTTCTGGTTATAAAGTCACATACATGTTACATATTTCAGGTGTTAAGGTGACGTATAGTTCCACTTTCCATCCTCCTCTTACACATTTAAATGTGCTAAATATATATTATTGCTAGTGAGTTGGAAAGTAGCAGTCTGCAAActgcaaatacagtttttctAGGTTTTGAAGCCATGAAGAGATTCTGTTACTTTTAAGATCTGCCTTTCTTCTGaggcagaagaacagaaattgaAGGCAAGAAAACTCTCAAGGCAAAGTTTTACAGTAACTACATAGTTCAGTTTGCACACTGTTGAGAAGATATGGTGTGGGCTTCCCTACGTAGATGGCTGTATGGAATTAGCCAGTGGAAGATAACGTGGATACCAAAGTCAGAAAGTAAATAGGAAACAGGAAGCATACATAAAAATTCATTGTATATCCAGtacaaagcagggaaaaaaaaaaaatcctacagcaAGACTTTTAGTAACCCCATAGTGGAACTAATTTGACCCGATTTACAAGATTTTGTTATTCTATTTAAAGGAAGGTCATACCTGAAGTAACTCTTACCACTGCTACACAGTATCCACTGAGATAtgctaacatttttttcttaaaagcagccCACTGGCtttagacaaaaataaaaattccccTTCTCACCCATGTTAAAGCCTAGGTATCAGTAAGATTCTCATACTCTGGGTGTTATGAGTTGAAAAAGTGCGGAATCAAGCATAACGAACCAAAGTTCTTACACAAACTGTTTATAGAAATGTACTGCATTGAAGTCCAACCTCCTGATGTAGCCTGGATAATAGGACAGattaatttgtcattttttttttcagtgttagcTTGCTATTCCAAAGTTTTTGTCCTCATCCACCATAAGCCGTGTAAAAGACAGATAATAtatatttgctgtaaaacaaataattttaattgtttaaatttaaatgttcCATTATACATTGAAAATTGAAAGCAATTAAGCTTACAATTACAAAAGGCTAATTAGAAGCTAAAAACCTATATAGGGACTTCAAATATTTACCTGTCGTCTTTGTAAGATTTGTAATCCTTGTAATCTTTTGGagttttctcctgctttcttgACCCACTTGATTCCCTGGAACCCTTTGAGTCTCCTCGCTCTTTACTTCGCTCTTTTCTACGTCGGTCAATGTCATGCCGAAGGTCAGCAGAATCGCACCTTAATTTTTTATCTCCctgcaaacaaataaatattttggaacaaaattctgaaataaaacatccaGAAGAGAATTTGAACACAAAGGCAAATTGTGCATTGATTTTCAAAAAAGTGAGATAGAATTTACCTATTTTTCAACAAACTCTTCAGCACACAAATTGACTTTAAGTGAGGGCCCTTTACATGCAATGGCTAGATCTAAAAAGAGAACAGCTAagaatttcagtttcaaaatagCATTCCCATCAAGCCAATGGGATATCTATTTTTTGATTCACACAGACCGTAATACATGGTTTGCGAGGATGTTATAGTGTTCATTTCTTCTGGTGAATTGTTTTTAACAGAGCACAAGCACCTTGGCAATTCAACCATACTACTCACCGACTACCTCAGTAGTTTCCCTCCCCCTTCTATTCTTTGTCCTTGTGCAGCTTAGTGCCACAATATTGGTCAAGAAATGTccaagaaggaaggaggagactTGACCTTACATGCCACATAGCAAAATCATGCTACATAAACTGGTTTCTTGGTAACATGTtttactcaaaagaaaaaaaatatgttctaaaTGCAAGTACTCCAGACATGATAAATACAAATTATGTTTATAGTTTTAGACATAAACACGAAGTTGAAGTTCAGGTTTCAGGGAAAGACAATAaactaagtttaaaaaatacagacagaATGTTTACTTAGAACCTACTTTTTgactttcttctttaaagaCTCTCTCTTCACCTGCTAAACGGGTATGCTTCCTCAGGGTACTTGGAGAGATGTCAATCCTCCTAAAcgtaaaataaaagcagtgtcTTGCCATATGCATATGTGACTCCTAATGGCCTCAGACATTTCTTTTCAACAGAAATCTGAGAAACAAGGCATTTTTACAGTAGAACAAGCTTTTTGCATAAAAAGCCCCACCATCAGAATACAGCAGCagactaaaaattaaaaaccatgGTTCTGTTCTGTGTGAAGTATGCTAAAAACACAAATAGAGAAAATAGGCAAtttgatttttcacattttaagtaCAGCTTTGAAGatacaaaaaatgtttaatgagTTATTTCAAGAGATCAGTATATGCAGCCAGTTGAAAATCCATCCCCCCAAGAAGTCATCAACACTGTGATAGCTTGCTGTGAAGTAAAAAATACTTAGTAGTTAACAAAAACTTGAAGTTCGATACTGAATATGTAGATAATATATCCTCACATGTAACACAAATATAGTACATTGCATCAAAAAATTACAGCCCATGATCAGAAGCTACATCTGCATGCCTACCTTCTTACCTTTCAGGCTCTCAGATTTCTCAAAAACCTGATATAaattaacacacacaaaaactaAAGTAGTATGAGATGGTACATTTCACACTGAAGAATAAAGATATATGTACAGGGCTTCTTTTCATCTTCAAGACATACGCCCCTCAATATTTGAGCACTGCATGTGAGAAAAGTAAATATATCCCAAATGAGATACAGAGGTAGAGAAGACTTGTGTTACAAAACCACAGGTGAAGCCAGACTTGGCTCAGATGAGTTCTCTTTTACAGAAGGGGGtttgagtggggttttttggtattTTGTATTTACACAGAAATAGACCAATTACTCCAtacagattagaaaaaaaatatttcagcttccCAAAAGAAATACTAGCTGACATTATTTGAAACACAAAGCATCTACATATACAGTTAACATATACCTATGTATTTCTGGGCTCTTTTGCCGGGTGCAGTGCTCTTCAGTAGCTTTTTGATATGCAGTGAACCTCTCATTTAGGGTCATTCCAGCTGACTTGAAGTATTGCTCTGTTGGTTACAATAGAAAAAACACTGTTTCATTAGTTTAATTCAAATGACAGGTATTTTGCTCCTGACAGAAAGGCAAGTAGCAGGCAAAAACATAGTATTTTCAATCAATCTATCAGGACAAGCAAATGTGTTTTCCCTAGTTTGTTTGGGTTACAGAATGTAAAAATAACAGTGCACAGCATCACTGCAAGTCTGCTTATATCTATGCCATGACTGTATTACTTCTAATGCAACATGATTTACTGATCAGACTTGCTCACTCTCAATGACATTTTCCTctcatgaaagagaaaagaacaattTCTTAACAGTGATTTTATACTTTGCCCAtaagagaaaatgaagttacTTTGAGTCATGAATACTTCAATAAGTACATTTTACTATTCATCTCATCTTTAACTTAAAATAAGAGTTAATTCAGTGAAAACTCTTAAGTAGCATATGCTTCAATAACTACATGAATGGCCTAAGAAGTAATTTCTTAAAGGAATACACTTTTTCGATTTGAAATTGTGATGATAAACGATCCAAGACAATTAACACACCTATATGTAAATAAATTCATTTAAGCATCTGGCATCTTGGCAAATTTGACAACTTCTCTGacaaattttctctttccttcagaGACAGTTAAATTAGCAACAGCAAAACTCAGTTTTTAAACCAGCTCAACAAATGTGTTTAAATGTAATATAGAAATACATAAAGTCATGAGCTATGAAATGTTACATATGAAGCAAGCTATCTGCTTAACAGGTCAACATACATCTGTATCAACTTACCGCCCGGCATCCAGTATTTGTCTCATAACCAACCATTAAAACTTGAAACGGCCACTACAAGGGTAGTGCCTCAATCATAATTCCATCAAACACAGGAATTTGAGCTAGCAACTCTGTTTTTATGCCATTTTTGCCAGGAAGACAGAAGGTTCAACTTTGCCTGTTTGGCATCTGTATCTTTCAACAGCTATTTTACTTTTGTAACATGGATTTTgccatttcaaaacacattccAGGACCTAGttacaatgaaaaagaaaacatcactgGGCATTTTCAGCTCTACATTAATAAAGAGCTGTTCAGACTGGTCGCATCACACCAATAATGAACATAACTTCCATTTGTCAAAAGAGTTACTAAAATCTGATCATAGACCACAGTAAATTTGAAACTTAAAGAAgagtttctgctttcaaaaacaACCATAACTGCACATATTCTAATAACTTAACAGCCTATCTGGTCACATTTACCAGGTATTTGTTTAACATACAAAAGcttacagaaaaatgttctaTTCTGTGATCAACATGTGAGAGCTTCAGGAATATTACTTCACCTGCAGCCTACGTAAGTACCACATAAGCAAAAACTTACACAAGCTCTCATTGGACTGAGCCTTAAATCTCTTTACATATCAATAAAATAGATACTTTCACAACAAAGTTCATTATACTCTAAAACAGGTGTCCCaataagtttttttaaaaatctaatatATGATCATAATCTATTATTGTTGACTTACTTTCTTCTTCATAAGTAATTCAAAGCACAAGAAATCATTTGGCCTTAGTAATCTGCATTTTGCCAACAAAACGAGACTTTTAAGGGaaactttgcaaatatttacatgCTAGAAGTTATGTGCTATTTTAGAAGCTAAAGCATCTTAAAAAACAATGCTTAGATAGATATGCTGAAACTGGTCACCTAATTCCCCCCGTATGATGATatggcaaaattattttcaccaGCAAATTCTTCCATATTATCTCAGTACACTGAACACAGGAAGACAACAGCCCAGTGAAATAAAGTAAATGCTatggaaaaaaggcatttaaagaactCTCCAGATAATTCCTTAACATCCAGTGAGACTATCTATTTTTTCCCATCAGAAAACTTTGACAGGATATGTGACCTAAATGAATTACATCTGCTTtgatggtttgggtttggtttttggtggtttCAGGGCAGGGAGTGGGGAACGGTTGTTGCTTGgctggttggggttttttttggtgtgtatAGTAAGCAACAACCACTAGTGTTAAAGTCAGAGAATAATTAACATATAATTCATTTACTGGAGGTTTATTTAGCCACTGCCAAGTTCCTGTAAGTGAAATTCCTGGCTCCAGCACTACAATACTGTCAAATAGGAATAAAATGCAATATCGCAGTGTATTTTAGGATTATTTTGAGACAAAAAGTCCCTTCTAATAAGAACCTGGAAATGAGTTCTGGGGTGCTCCAGAAGAAATGCCATTGTATTCACAATGAAAAAGACCTGTCAACCCACATTGCACCACTTAATATAAAACTGTATGTTAAAGCCattcaaataaaactaaataagAAAAGACTGACCAATGTAGTATGTTTAAACTATACTGCAAAAATTCAAACTTTTAGACTCAAAAATTTATCCAGAAACATAGTATAACTGCTATTATGCTCTACATTgcttgggtttgttgttttttttatatactagTTTCTGCGGctattatttttcagatgtacCTCAAGAGGATGAAAGTTTGACTAAATTAACATTAAAAGAGGGCTGAAATCTTCCTGTACTAGAGATAGCAAACATGCTTAAATGAAGTTGTCAGACGTGTATTTGGTACGATAAAATGAATACATACCTTTGACATGATGAACCAAGGACACAATGTGCTGAATAAATGACTCTGACGTGCTTTTGCTGGCCTGTGGCAACTTAATGTGGTCAAAGATGGATCGGAACTCTTGCTCCTTCTTGACGGAATGGACAAGTGTGCTAGCAAGCAGCCTGTCTTTAGTCAAGGAAGCAGGTCTAAAACGCATCAAGGACAAAAGaagacacacaaaaagaaaccaCTAGTTTAAATAAAGATGAATGACACTGCAGGCAGGTGGAGAACCACACTGTGAAGTGAAATAATTTACCTATTGGAATCATCAAGCGGTACCGGTGCCATTTTGAGTTTAACTTCAGGACGATGGGAGTCACTGGCTATCATTTTGATCCTAAGTGGGCTCTCCTCTCTGAAGGTGGATTTTTCTCTCGCATCCAGATTCTTGTGTAGAGGGGGACTGTAATCAAAGAGTTCTTTGAGCTTTTCAGACTTTACCTGCTCAGGTGACTGAGTTTCTTTCTTCATCATTAGTCTCTCAGAACTCTTGTCTTCTTCCTTGTGCTTATCTTTTGTTGCACTAGGCCTTTCCACTACATAGCCAGTCTCTTTAAGCTTATAACTTTTCTCATCTCTAAATCCATCGCTCTCTCTATTGCCCTTGATTTGTATCTTAGATTTGTATTTggttccttcctcctcagcatTCCGGTGAGATGCAGTAGGAAAATTTTTACCCTGATCTGCCAGGACAGACTTTCTGAACTGTCTGTAATCCTCTGTCTCCTCTGTGTCCTCCCCTTCAGAGtcattaaacttttctttcccagtctCTTTATCAACGAAAAAATCTAAAGTTTCCTGTTCCTCCcattccctttctccctctgtccTCCCTTTTTCTGATCCTCTCTCCTTCTGGGCCTCCTTCTCCCTGGTATTACCCCTATCAAGCAGGTATACTCTAGACTCTTCATCTGTGTACCTGTGGATAGCAAAGAAGAGACTGGTAACTCTGGATTGCATTCATTCCGGTTCACTTGCATTCCTCTTTTGTGTCAATCCCACaccaagaagaaaatacattcctCTGAGCAATTCAACTTTAGCATGCAACACTTCACACACCATTAACACTGTACCCGCTGTCATTTATGTACTACTGGAGGCATCTGAAGATTATAATGCCTTTCTGTAGAACACCTGGAAATTCTCTGCTTGAGTTTACAAAAAAAGCTAGTGGTTTGTTCTGTCTTAATTGGTACCCAGCTTCACATTCTCTTACACGAATCATTTTTTCCAACAAATTCAAATGAAATTTGATAACTCAGACTGCAAACCATTTTTGTACTACTTTTAGTGGAAAAGTTAAAGGCAAAGTGAATGAATGTCAAGATCCTGCACATTTCTAAGGGAATTTCAAAATCTGACGCAAGCTTAATGCATCCGCTATATTGTGTGCAAGCAGGGAACTTTTAGAAGGCAGCTCTCCTAAACAGAGGAACACACCAATCAATTATTTCAGCCACTGCCTTACCTATACACTATTTTCACATAGGTCCTAATAATGTTCACCAACTCCAATACATCTAACCCAGGGGAAGTTGTGTTTTTGATCTCCTAAGCAGTGTATTTTTACATAATAGATCACTGACTGGACAAATTCATTTAAAAGCCCACAATCAAACCTATATAGCGTAGTCACAGCTTTGCTCTGTAATTCATTTTATAAGAAACCCACTGAAGTACAAGTCACATTAGAAAGGAACAGTCTAATGTCAGTAAGATTTTTACAACTTTTAGAAATTACTACTGtatcaaacattttaaaaccaaatttaagAATTTTACGTTAATTGGAAAATATACATTCAGCTTTAAATATGTTGTCCTTCACGTCAACAGAATTATGTTCCAATACTACCAAGACCTACCCTCTTTCATACGTAATGCAAGTCAAGGCATCAAAGTTGTCATATTGCACCACACAATTAGCAATGGATGCTGTTTATGTTAACAAAGAAATCATTGTACATCATCTGCATTTTTAGGCTTCCAAAAGATCTGCATTTTGAACTACATGAAGcattaaaattgtaaaatacTTGAACAGAATTCACTATCGCACAAGCAAGTCTGATGCACTATTCcaattaagatttttcttaacAGTAAATGGACTATAAGAAAATACACcacaaaggaaaagcacaaaCCAATTTTTCCTCAAGGATACATGTCCCTACTCCACTAGCCAAAGGCCAAGAACACGAAGcatcttaaaaggaaaaggcataTGTTTCAAGCTCAATTCCAGCCAGACTAAAGTTAGTAATATTTACTCCATAGTATTCCATATTGCTTTTTTCAAGGCACAGTGATGATCTTGTCTAAACTCTGTAACAGACAGCATTTTAAGAGGTAATATTACGCTTGTAATTTAAGTCTTACCTTTTCATAAACTTTCCACCTTTTGCAGTTTCCTGTTC
This Phalacrocorax aristotelis chromosome 3, bGulAri2.1, whole genome shotgun sequence DNA region includes the following protein-coding sequences:
- the BCLAF1 gene encoding bcl-2-associated transcription factor 1 isoform X1 translates to MGRSNSRSHSSRSKSRSQSSSRSRSRSHSRKKRYSSRSRSRTYSRSRSRDRVYSRDYRRDYRNNRGMRRPYGYRGRGRGYYQGGGGRYHRGGYRPVWNRRHSRSPRRGRSRSRSPKRRSVSSQRSRSRSRRSYRSSRSPRSSSSRSSSPYSKSPVSSKRRASLEKQAKKTEGAPLQDSPLKNKSQDEQKDTFEHDPSESLDDFNKSSAASGDIWPGLSAYDNSPRSPHSPSIATPPSQSSSCSDAPLLSTAHSAKDTPQHSHSIQHSPERSGSGSLGNGSSRYSPSQNSPLHHIPSRRSPAKTIPSQSAPREEARVRSFYPEGGEQETAKGGKFMKRYTDEESRVYLLDRGNTREKEAQKERGSEKGRTEGEREWEEQETLDFFVDKETGKEKFNDSEGEDTEETEDYRQFRKSVLADQGKNFPTASHRNAEEEGTKYKSKIQIKGNRESDGFRDEKSYKLKETGYVVERPSATKDKHKEEDKSSERLMMKKETQSPEQVKSEKLKELFDYSPPLHKNLDAREKSTFREESPLRIKMIASDSHRPEVKLKMAPVPLDDSNRPASLTKDRLLASTLVHSVKKEQEFRSIFDHIKLPQASKSTSESFIQHIVSLVHHVKEQYFKSAGMTLNERFTAYQKATEEHCTRQKSPEIHRRIDISPSTLRKHTRLAGEERVFKEESQKGDKKLRCDSADLRHDIDRRRKERSKERGDSKGSRESSGSRKQEKTPKDYKDYKSYKDDSKQKRDQDRARSSPSSSPSSSSSSSREEKDCKKERDEEFKTHHEQKEYSGFVGVNRPRGTFFRIRGRGRARGVFAGTNTGPSNSNTTFQKRPKEEEWDPEYTPKSKKYFLHDDRDDGVDYWAKRGRGRGTFQRGRGRFNFKKSGSSPKWTHDKYQGDGIVEDEEETIENNEEKDRRKEEKE
- the BCLAF1 gene encoding bcl-2-associated transcription factor 1 isoform X2 → MGRSNSRSHSSRSKSRSQSSSRSRSRSHSRKKRYSSRSRSRTYSRSRSRDRVYSRDYRRDYRNNRGMRRPYGYRGRGRGYYQGGGGRYHRGGYRPVWNRRHSRSPRRGRSRSRSPKRRSVSSQRSRSRSRRSYRSSRSPRSSSSRSSSPYSKSPVSSKRRASLEKQAKKTEGAPLQDSPLKNKSQDEQKDTFEHDPSESLDDFNKSSAASGDIWPGLSAYDNSPRSPHSPSIATPPSQSSSCSDAPLLSTAHSAKDTPQHSHSIQHSPERSGSGSLGNGSSRYSPSQNSPLHHIPSRRSPAKTIPSQSAPREEARVRSFYPEGGEQETAKGGKFMKRYTDEESRVYLLDRGNTREKEAQKERGSEKGRTEGEREWEEQETLDFFVDKETGKEKFNDSEGEDTEETEDYRQFRKSVLADQGKNFPTASHRNAEEEGTKYKSKIQIKGNRESDGFRDEKSYKLKETGYVVERPSATKDKHKEEDKSSERLMMKKETQSPEQVKSEKLKELFDYSPPLHKNLDAREKSTFREESPLRIKMIASDSHRPEVKLKMAPVPLDDSNRPASLTKDRLLASTLVHSVKKEQEFRSIFDHIKLPQASKSTSESFIQHIVSLVHHVKEQYFKSAGMTLNERFTAYQKATEEHCTRQKSPEIHRRIDISPSTLRKHTRLAGEERVFKEESQKGDKKLRCDSADLRHDIDRRRKERSKERGDSKGSRESSGSRKQEKTPKDYKDYKSYKDDSKQKRDQDRARSSPSSSPSSSSSSSREEKDCKKERDEEFKTHHEQKEYSGFVGVNRPRGTFHDDRDDGVDYWAKRGRGRGTFQRGRGRFNFKKSGSSPKWTHDKYQGDGIVEDEEETIENNEEKDRRKEEKE